Below is a window of Naumovozyma castellii chromosome 9, complete genome DNA.
ATAGCTGCCATTCCAGCAATTATTTTACTGctcattttcattgttaCTGCAAGCTACAGGTCTGCCCTTGATGCTTCAACTCCAGTCGCCTCTCCTCATATTTCCATCACTCGTCTAACCAAGGAAGATTTTGAGGCAACTTCACCGTTCCGTTTGGTAGAGAATCAGAGACAATTTTATGCCAATGAAGGGTTTATTACCTCATTTTTGAGTAAGTTTGGTGGTTCAGCCTCCAATGCTGCTGAGCGTTCATTGCTAAATGGTTGGAAACATGCTGATAGGTTGGACCAATGTAGGTTTTTAATTCGTTCCATGTATAACGCCGATATGGATTGGAACAATTCTAACATCCTGGAATTTAAGGACGATGAAAAAGCGGATAATACTGCCATCGTCTTAATGAGTGAAAGAATTAGACTTTATGATTACTGTTTTATTTCTGGTAagttgaatttgaaacaagtgtttaatgaaaaattgggGGTAAACGTGGCTGATGTTGCAGATTTCCAACATAGAATGTTCCCCtttatgaagaaattgaatattgatgaaatgggGACAATTCCAAAGATTACCAATTTAAATAACGGTAAGGATGAAACTCCTATTTTCAAGGATGTAAAGActgttaatgaaaatttctttgctCACTGGAATGAAGTGTCAAAGGGAAAAGGGATTGTCATCAATATGAAGGAAACTGAGAAAGATTTGTTTATGAGTTTGATCGCCACATTACAAGAGGTGAAAAACACATTgccaattcaaataattacTACAGGCCAAGATTTCGAGAAGGAAACCTTTGAAAGCATGAACCGATTCCTGCAAACAACAGATCAACAAGTCTCGTTGATTGattgttcttcaattttagATGCTGATTTCGTTAAAGAACATATAGCGTCACATCTTCATAAATGGTTTGGAACATTATTCAACACATTCGAAGAAGTCGTCATACTTGATGCTGATAGTGTTCCATTTGTTGCACCTGAAacattcttcaagaataaGGAGTATAAAGATGCCGGctcattcttctttagGGACAAGACCTTAGGTAATGAACGTACCTATCAATATTGTATTGAAATGATTGAAGCAATGGAACCTTCCAAGGCAGAGTCCGGTTTAATTAATACTAAGTTGAAGTTTACTTCTAATAACCCACCTGAAGACAATTCATCCCCAGCAGCAAGCGTTTACAACACATTTTTTGGGAAGTATAAACATAAGAATCTAGATAGTGGTGTTGTCgtattaaagaaaaaggagAAATTGACATCATTATTGATGGGATTCATGATGAACTTGGATGCTAAGATGAAGCAATGTGTTTCAGGTgagaaagaattattttggTTAGGCCATCTAATTGCTGGTCAAGATTATGCCATTGATCAATGGTTTGGTACCATTGCTGGTACTGTTGGTTCCATGAACGATGGTAAAGATGGTGCTGAATCTACTCTGTACATTTGTTCCACCCAGGTGGCTCATGTCAacaaagatgatgatatctTATGGATCAATGGTGGGTTGAACACTTGtaaatttaagaatattgCTTCGaaggaatttgaaagatcaCCAAGTTACTTCAAGCAAAGATATCAAGTAGAACGAAACTTGCAAAGTGTTTATGACTCTGCAGTAAAGATTGACGGACTTATTAAACCTGACGGTAGATTGAATAAATGGATTCAAATTGACGAATGTCAAAGAAGAATGTATTGTGCATTTATAGGGGGACCTGAAGCTGCTAAGCCTGGTGCTGTAGATGATT
It encodes the following:
- the NCAS0I00480 gene encoding alpha-mannosyltransferase (ancestral locus Anc_7.123), with product MITLSPRIKVQVAKAQNLLYNKRKIAAIPAIILLLIFIVTASYRSALDASTPVASPHISITRLTKEDFEATSPFRLVENQRQFYANEGFITSFLSKFGGSASNAAERSLLNGWKHADRLDQCRFLIRSMYNADMDWNNSNILEFKDDEKADNTAIVLMSERIRLYDYCFISGKLNLKQVFNEKLGVNVADVADFQHRMFPFMKKLNIDEMGTIPKITNLNNGKDETPIFKDVKTVNENFFAHWNEVSKGKGIVINMKETEKDLFMSLIATLQEVKNTLPIQIITTGQDFEKETFESMNRFLQTTDQQVSLIDCSSILDADFVKEHIASHLHKWFGTLFNTFEEVVILDADSVPFVAPETFFKNKEYKDAGSFFFRDKTLGNERTYQYCIEMIEAMEPSKAESGLINTKLKFTSNNPPEDNSSPAASVYNTFFGKYKHKNLDSGVVVLKKKEKLTSLLMGFMMNLDAKMKQCVSGEKELFWLGHLIAGQDYAIDQWFGTIAGTVGSMNDGKDGAESTLYICSTQVAHVNKDDDILWINGGLNTCKFKNIASKEFERSPSYFKQRYQVERNLQSVYDSAVKIDGLIKPDGRLNKWIQIDECQRRMYCAFIGGPEAAKPGAVDDSKTLYMLDKDGKSKLAGLTNVWRSMKASVNQPQKQQ